One Desulfobotulus mexicanus genomic window, TAAAAGGTGGGAAATTTCACGGGCAAGTCGATCCGCATCCCGGGGTAAAAGATTCAAACAGGCTCCTGTCATTGTAATTGTTCAGCACAATTTTATAAGTATCATACCTGTAAGACAGATGCACAGGCACCCAAGCTATTTGCCTGTGACGCAATCTTATTCGGAAGCTTTTTGCCCTGTGCGGAACCGGCAAAAACTCGCCGCCACAGGCAGGATGAGCTTTTTGATTACCATAGCAGGCTTGAACACGCTGCCTTTATGTCGGCTCAGACAGTTTGCCGCTTCTTTCGCACAGGCCTGCAAAGCTTTGATCCGAAACGATTGCAACGTCACGTGCAAATAGCCAAGGTGCCTTGCAACGGTACGAAGCTGCAAAAATTACAGCATTGGAATTTTCTGAATAAAATGTGCTGAACAGTTCCTGTCATTTTATGTCATTTCCACAGAACATCCCCAAGACCTGAAGAACGACGAACACTGCGCTCTGTTCCCTGTATGAGGATATCCATTCTGCCCGCAAGGATGACTTCCTTTCTGGCCCTTGTTACGGCGGTATAGAGTATTTCACGGCTTAAGACCTGTACATCCCGATCCGGCAGAACAATGAGCACACTGTCTGATTCAGAGCCCTGACTTTTATGCACGGTCATGGCAAAGACCGTTTCCAGCTCAGGCAGCCTGAGGGGGTTAAAGGACCTGAACCCGCCGTCTTCCGAAGGAAAATATACGACCATCTCCCCACTTTGCCCATCTTCCAGTGTTATACCCACATCGCCATTGTAAAGCCCGCTTGCAGGATCATTGCGCAGAACAATCACGGGTCTGCCTCTGTACCATGGTCCTGAAAGCCGAAGCAATCCCTCTTTTTCAAGGATACTTTCCACAAGGCTGTTGATGCCATGCACACCAAATGGCCCTTCCTTCAGTACACAGAGAATACGGAAACGATCAAGAATCGCAAAGGCATCCTCCGGAGTGGAGGCTTTCATCAACTCCGAAAAACCAAGGATAATATAATCACCGAGTGCAGGTGTCAGCTCCGCTGCCGTCATAACAGGGCACCAGAGAACATTACTATCCTCTCCCTGCTCAAGCATGGCTGCCACATCTGTCCCCTGCCCCTCATTCAGACTTCGGGCAAGCCTGCCGATGCCACCGGCACTGTCAAAGCGCCAGCTTCGTGTCAGCTCCACAACGCAGTCCGCCATGGCAGAAATTCCTGCATGTCCGGTAAAGAAGTCAGTTTTTCCAAATATTTTATCAAAGTTCCGGATAAAATCTTCGGATTTTTCCAGTGAAGCTCCCTTACAGATTTCCCCCAGTACAGAGCCGGGCATGACACTGGCAAGCTGAAAGCGATCTCCAAGTAGAATCAGCCTGGCTCCGGGTTTTAAGGCATCCATGAGTTTTGCCATGAGAAAAAGATCCACCATGGAGACCTCATCCACCACCACAATATCCGCAGACAGGGGATTATCTTTATGGTGCCTGGGTTTTCTGCCATGGGCCAGACCTAAAAGCCGGTGAAGGGTGGATGCGGTTTCGGGTATGGCATCGAAGACCTCCCTTTCCATGGCACCCAGAGCAGCTTTTCCTGCTACCATGGATTCTCCCAGACGCCCTGCGGCTTTTCCCGTTGGTGCTGTCAGCACCAACACTGGTAAAGTTTCTGCCAGTGTACAGAGGCTTGCCAGCAGACGACATACGGTGGTGGTTTTACCCGTTCCCGGACCGCCCACAATTACACAGAGGGATTTCCCGGCTGCAGCAAAGGCCGCAACCTTCTGCATACTGATATTATCGTTTTCCTGTTCAGGAAAAAAATAATCCAGCACTTTCTTTAAGGCAGCCGTATCCTGAATATGAAATTCTTCCCCTGCCCTTTTCAAGATGCCCCCGGCCACCATTGTTTCTGCCCGAAAATAGCGGCGCAGATAGAGGCGGTTTCCCATGAGCATGAGGGGTCGGACATCCTCCAGCCTTTCTCCCACAAGGGATGATGCCACAATCTCCCTGCGCCATGAATCCAGCCCGCCTTCAACACCCGCCATACGGCTCACCCTGGGCCAGAGACCATCCCGGCCCGCAAGATCCAGACAGACATGGCCCTCACGGGTTCGTGCAGATAAAATTTTAACGGCAAGGTTCAGAACAGTAGGCATTTTAGGGTCCATGCGCTGAAAAAGTGCGGCAAGATGATCATCCAGAGGCTGAAGGCGGAACAGAGAGGAGAACTCAGGGCTGCTGTTTTCAGAATCCTCACCCAGGCTTTCAGAGGTTTTCAA contains:
- the recD gene encoding exodeoxyribonuclease V subunit alpha yields the protein MKTSESLGEDSENSSPEFSSLFRLQPLDDHLAALFQRMDPKMPTVLNLAVKILSARTREGHVCLDLAGRDGLWPRVSRMAGVEGGLDSWRREIVASSLVGERLEDVRPLMLMGNRLYLRRYFRAETMVAGGILKRAGEEFHIQDTAALKKVLDYFFPEQENDNISMQKVAAFAAAGKSLCVIVGGPGTGKTTTVCRLLASLCTLAETLPVLVLTAPTGKAAGRLGESMVAGKAALGAMEREVFDAIPETASTLHRLLGLAHGRKPRHHKDNPLSADIVVVDEVSMVDLFLMAKLMDALKPGARLILLGDRFQLASVMPGSVLGEICKGASLEKSEDFIRNFDKIFGKTDFFTGHAGISAMADCVVELTRSWRFDSAGGIGRLARSLNEGQGTDVAAMLEQGEDSNVLWCPVMTAAELTPALGDYIILGFSELMKASTPEDAFAILDRFRILCVLKEGPFGVHGINSLVESILEKEGLLRLSGPWYRGRPVIVLRNDPASGLYNGDVGITLEDGQSGEMVVYFPSEDGGFRSFNPLRLPELETVFAMTVHKSQGSESDSVLIVLPDRDVQVLSREILYTAVTRARKEVILAGRMDILIQGTERSVRRSSGLGDVLWK